The genome window ACCAACTATCATCCATTTCTATTGTACCTTTGCAACTTGTTTACATTAAGTTTATTGTTCTCGTTCATACCATACTGTCTTCCAGTGGCGCAGGATATGAGGGGCCGGGGAGGGCGCCCGGCCCCCTGAACTTTTTACGAAGTAGTGTTACGTATCTatttttcgtatagaaatttttaggtttataaTGTATTCACCCCCCCGGTTTAAAAAAAGATTAGGTATATATTTTTTTGGACCCcctggtttaattttttttttttttggtataaacgttttcgacccctcctgttttataaaaaaatatttatatagcCCATTAGGCATTAGTAAAACCTGTTGCTGACTTGCTGCTAACCggtcaaaaaaaaaaacccaaaaaaaaccaTTATAAGTTATAACTTAGCCCATTAATTAAAAGCCCAAAGAAAACCCATTATAACTTGAATAACCCATTAGTTAAACACTTAAATCTGTTGCTGCTGCTAACcggtcacaaaaaaaaaaaaaaaaaaaaaaaaaaaaaaaaaaaaaaaaaaaactgcttTTGCTTGCTGCTAACTGGAGAGTGGAGACGAGGACTCGAGGAGAACAGAAGAAAAAAACGCAGGTGCGGCTGTGGGCTGTCTTCTTCGTTCGACTAATCGACTTCGAGGAGACGAggtatgtgtttttttttatctttaggttTAAATTAGGGCTTaatttatgtgatttaggttTAAATTAGGGATGAAATTGGACCGATTTTTTACCATAAACTTGTTGAAATTAGGGATTTATGGGTGAAATTAGGCTGTAACCATGCTAGatattagaaaaagaaaatgccTTGTTGATGGTTAATTAGGCTGTAACAGACTAACAGGCTATAACTTGTTGAAATAAATTAGGGATTTAACTTGTGTTGTTGACTTGGTTTCTTGTTAGATTACGCTATGGGGAAAAACAAAATCATAACTTCTTTTTTtaaaagaaagaatgaagaacaaGTTGATGGAAACAATGAGATTAAACGGCAAAAAGCTTCAACAAACGAACCAGTTAATGAAGCGAATATTGAACCGGTTAATGAAGCGAATAATGAACCGGTTAATGAAGCGAATAATGAAACGGTTAATGAAGCGAATAATGAACCGAATAATGAACCGGTTAATGAAGCGAATCAAAACATTCCTCAAAATCCGATTAACATTAATGAAGTGGATGTTAGTAGTCTAGAAAGAGATCCCGCTAAGCGACTTGAAATGTGGAAATATCCGGTTAATATAAGGGAGCAAGTAAGACTAGCTTATATGTCATTAGGAGTGTATCAAATAAAGCTTGAATGGTATAAGCCGAGAGGTCCAAAGAACAATCTTCGTAGATTTAGATATGCTTGGTTTGACATGTTCCCTAATTGGTTAGAGTATTCTCCAACGAAACACAAGGCTTATTGTTTCCTTTGTTATTTATATAACGATAAACCGAATGAGAGCCACGGTCATAGTGCGTTTACTACTGAATGATTTGACAATTGGAAAAAAGCTAATGATGGGGATAAATGTCCATTGTTGaagcacattcaatcttcaactCATAAAAAAGCTTTTCTATTATATACGAACTTGTTGAATAAGAAAGCACACATTGAAACTTTCATAGAAACGCAAAGTGAAGAGACAATTAGGAAGAACTGGTTAAGATTAAAAACCACAATTGATGTAGTTCGTTGGTTGACATACCAAGCTTGTGCCTTAAGAGGACATGATGAATCTTCCACTTCTAGGAATCAAGGTAACTTTCGTGAATTGCTAAAACTTTTAGCCTATTATAATGATGATGTTGCAAAGGTTTACTAAAATACTCTTATGgttattaaattatatttttcttttttgctCACAGGTTACAACTTGCCTTGGTTTGTGTCTCAAGGGATGTGACTCCAGTACATCAATTCTTCTCAAACTTAGTTTTCATAATTAATGTGGTGTGTGCTTCAAGTAAGCGTCATGATGAGTTACAAATGGCGAAGGTAGATGAGATTAAAAAGTTATTAGAATTGGGTGAAATCAAATCGGGAAAAGGACAAAATCAGGTTGGGACATTACGAAGGGCTGGTGATGCACGTTGGGGTCCTCATTTTAAATCTATTTGTAGTTTGGTTAACATGTTTGATGTCACCCGTGCTGTTCTTAAGGGAATAATTGAAGATACGTCTCATGCTACTGGTTCTCAACGTGGAGATGCTAATATAGCTTACAGTTACTTGCAATCATTTGAATTtgtgcttgttcttcacttgatGAAAGAAGTAATGAGTAAAACGGAAACACTTAGTCAAGCATTACAAAAGAAATCCCAAGACATCCTTAATGCAATGGAGTTAGTTTCTGCAACAAAGGTTAGTCTAACTAATTTTAGAAACACTGGATGGGATTCTTTACTTGAAAAGGTTCAGTTTTTTTGTGAAAGGCATGACATAGATATGCCTGATATGAGTTCTCCATATACTTCTACTCGGTATCGGCCTCGTAAAAAAGATCTTCATGTTACATTTGAACATTATTACCGGGTAGATTTGTTTACAGAGACATTGGACAAACAACTACATGAGCTGAATAGTAGATTCAATGAGCAAGCGACAGAGTTGTTATCTCTTAGTGCGTCTTTATGTTCAAAAAAGATTAATATTGATCAGATTGTTCTTCTGGTTGAGAAGTATTATCCTAACGATTTTACAGAGAAAGAAAGGAATCTATTACGTGGTCAATTGGATAATTTTcaagttgaaagaaaaaataaTCCCAAGCTAAGTGAGGTATCAACTCTTTCTGATTTTTGCAAAACTCTTGTGCAATGTCAGAAAAATAACACGTACAAATTGGTTGAAAAAGTGTGTCGGCTAATCTTGACGCTTCCAGTTTCGACTGCAACAACGGAAAGAGGATTTTCAGCGATGAAAATATTTAAGACTCGACTTCGCAATAAGATGTCAGATCAGTATCTAGCAAACAGTATGGTGATTTACATAGAAAAGGAGATTGCTGAGAGCTTTGATTCGGAGTCCATAATTGACGAATTCAAAAATCTTAAAGGAAGACGCGCAGAACTATAATTCTTCATCCAGGAGAACCGGCCACCGGGTACCCACCTTCCTCTTCTTTTTAATGTTTTCGTGTCTTTGTTCAAttgtttgttaaacaatgtttacgttttaatgtttgagaacgtattttatttgatattaatatTTGACCCGATCCGACCCGAATCGAATCACCGACATCCGACCCAAACATAGAATTTTTTTTAGGTCCGGTACCTTTCGCCCCCCCGAACATTTTTTTCAAGCTTCGCTACTGCTGTCTTCTGATAGAGCGATGTCATCTAAAATTTGTTAGGAGGAATGTTATAGGTGTGGGAGATTGCCACAGATGTTTAGGGACGTGCGGGAACACCAATCCACCTACATAACTACCGAACAAAAGATATTTCGTCGTTTGCTTCTCCTCGATCTAACTCTGAATCATTTCTCTCTTTTCATGTCATTTGACTTATACCTAGATGAAAGGGTTGTTTAAAGATGGATGCCATGTCTTATAAGGATGCTAATGGAAAGTCTCATGTGATGCGATATCAATGGAGAGACTTTAGAGATGGATACCCTCCACTCTTACAACCTTGTTTAGCGACCTCATTACAATATAATGCAATATTGGCAGCTTGTAGTTGTTTATAATACATTTTTTCCCGTTAAGGATTAGTGTTGGGGAAATGCCGGAAATAATTATTTTACTAGGAGTTTATACTTTGTCAAAACTTGTTTTATGTATAAAAATAATTTGATGGGAAATTTATTGTTTATCTACACGAAAGAAAGGTGATTCGCAAGAGTAGAGTCGATTATGATATACAGACCGTAAGTGACACTTATAAAAGCACATAAGATTAATAATAATGTAGTTATAGTTAAATTAACAAACTTATACTAGATATACAGCATCAAAACCTTAATTAATTATCATATTTTCACTCTGGAAATTACTTTTGATACTCTGACTAAAACAACTTTGTAAACTGGCTACCCTTTCATGCCTACGTAACACCCTATATTACTGTATAAAAAcagtataaataaatgaatatataaatattttaaagAAAGAAACTATGGAAATGCTTTAGTTATTCGAAAGTAGCTAAATTAAGGAGGCAGAAAGAACCAAATTCAAAATACAAAAGACCTGTCAAATTTCTCTACATTTTAATACGTGTTGATTTAAGTCCATATGTGGCATACTAAACCGATACAAACGAGGTTTCAGTCGAAATTCTATTTGAATATGGACATAAATCGTTTCCCGGAACAAAGTTACAAAACAAATACATCAATTGCAACATATATATAGTTGTATTAGTGTATATGtgactttttttattattaatacgTGACGAAATAGATCCATGATAAAAGTACAAGTATCGCATAAAAATGATACATAGTGATTCAATGTATTTTAACGAATCCATCTTACATCTATTGTTTGATGATCTTTAACCAAGAGTTGTTTTTCACTAAACTTCTCCCAAAATGGTTTACGGAAGGGATCGCCATTGTAGACAATCTTTACTAATAAGATAAGGCAAGGCGGGGCGGTGTGTGATGGACGCCCGGCCACGCGTTATATAATCACCAACACCGCCGCCTCACATCTTGTCACGCGTTATATTTGAAACGCGTTGAAGCAATCACGCGTTGAAACTTTACAAAACTTGAACGTTGGCTTGGTATTTGACCGTTATTCAACGGTAAActtcaataaaaaaaaattaacctttaaCCTTTTATCTATATATATCTCCATTTTAAACCATTTTACACACACCAAAACAtatgacaaagatccgttaggaaccaccctttattgcgagaaccgcgagaaccagtgtgaacacaaacagtaatacctaaaaaaatctaaaagcacccaaattttttttttatttttttactattttttttgtaaaattcgctatatttagtttacaataaaaaaaattctgagtcacagttatccatgcacatgtgcatttgtatcatttctttgacaaaatccgtaattcattacaaatattagacaattgcactttcatttacactaccacgtgtaatacactattttttacgttaacaatattagaaatgcacatctgcatctatatgtatcaacatcaaataaggtgttttggtacattaatttctctttcatctatcattccatccataatacacaaacatgcacatgtgcatttttgtcatttcctTGACAAATTCCGCAATTCATTACaactattagacaattgcactttcatttacactaccatgtgtaatacaatactttttacattaccaatattagaaatgcacatgtgcatctatatgtatcaacatgaaataaggtgttttggtacactactttaaatacactttccctttcatctagcATACCATCCATAATATACTACCATTAcatcctaccatccataatacaataccattacctcctaccatccataatacaataccattaccaatattttcactttattacatgcaTGTAAACATCATTTATACCattcaatcaacatattacatcataaattgacaactataaccaaatcatcaaccactagatataactaacaaaaaaccatgtatatgggcctacttctccattcaaaatcacaaactttttgtatcaaaacacgttatatcatggttatacctaatgatgcacatgtgcattttgaatattggtaatgtaaaaagtagtgtattacgaatggtattgtaaattaaagtgcaattgtctattcctgataacgtattaccgaatatgtcgaagtaatgatacatatgcacatgtgcatggataactgttactcgaaaaaaatagtttttttttatggtaacgaaatatagcgattttttatgaaaaatattaaaaaaataaaaaaaatttgagtgcttttttgattttttttttttagattttattttgtgttcacgttggttctcgcggttctcgcaataagggtggttctcgcatgaaccttaccctatataccAAAACATAAACCAATTTCACACAATCtacatctttctcaaatggagTTCCCTACGTaatgaagaaactcactttcggttgagatacgatttaatcgaactagaaggttctctaggtttggagtttcatgAGTCGGACGAGgagtgtgtttttttttttttttaaattgtagtctaaaatatttctagtatgttaaattgaagtggtatgttttagttttaatgaaatttataattttagtgttttattgttaatttctaatttaaaataaaaaattaaaaaaatttgtgagtgatggaattctatcactagtgaccacccccactacatttctatcactagtgatagaatagtgGATGATGACATGACATGAGTTGATTGGatattgggagtgatagaattctatcactagtgaccaccccaaCTCCCCTAATGTTGTAGGTAAAACGAGTATTTCcgactaaaaaaataaatatactcAATTTTATTTGTAAGGGGAGTGgaggtggtcactagtgatagaattctatcactcccaatatCCAATCAACTCATGTCATGTCATCACCCACTATTCTATCACTGGTGATAGAATTGTAGTGGCGGTGTCACTAGTGATaaaattctatcactcccaatttttttttaatttttattttaaaattagaaattaacaataaaacactaaattataaatttcattaaaattaaaaaaataaattacatagcaaaataaaaaaacaactaaacattggaaaaaaaaaactaaacggGTGGCATCTCCCAACCCCACTTTGCGCAAATCTCGCGCTTTTGTTGAATTACAATTGACTTAAACGGTTCGTCGAGATGGGCGTGCTTTtcacacaagatttttaaatcattttgtctttcAACCGTTTTAAAGTGTCCCATGTACGCCTGCTCGCGTTCAACTTTTATGGACATAATTTTATCTTTTCTTTCTTCGGCCTTCTTGTATCGCATCATTTTCTCCTCTTCGATTCTGAAGATCGACTCCGCCACCGCTTCCTTCCCTTTGCTTGACGATTCACCACCTCTCCTGCGACGTGGCCTTGTAGGTGTATCTTCTTCAACGGGGTCGTCAACGGGTTGATCGGGTTCGTCAAGGGGGTCTTTGTTTAAGTTCATTTGGGGCAATTTATCCGACGCGGAAGTCGTGCAGTTCCCCGAATCGGGTGTCTTTTATCTTTTCGAACCTCCTCATTTTTTGGAGCGGTAGGACCACGCATGTCAACCAACTTAACCGGGACCCACTTCGGGTGATTTCTCGCAACTTCCCATGCCGCCACGTATGGAAAACTCCTCTTTTTATAGAAATCGCAATACTCTTCGGTGGCTTGTCGCATGATTGTCGCCTCGCTCGCTCCACTTTGTGGATTTCGGTTCTACAAAAAATCTAAaacgttaaaaaaaataaactgttttctgtatttaaaaaatataaaccgttttctgtttttttaaactgttttctgttttttatataaaaaaattggtttcttttaaaaaaactgttttctAGTTTTTTAAAActcttttctgttttttttaaactgttCTGTTTTTTTAatgtttctgtttttttttctaaatttaaattgtttctattttttttaatagaaactgtttatgttttttttttaaataaaaactgtctctgtttttatttaaaaaaacagttTTGAATGAAAAAAGATTCAAACTTTataaaaaacataccttttgaatgaaacaagcgtTGAATTTACTAATTTTCCCGTTCAAATCCGTCCATTTCGACGTCATTTGGTCCATGTTTTGTGCCTTTGCACCGGGAAGTCGGCTAAAATGATTAATGACCCGTCTCCAAAACGTATCCTTTCTTTGCTCGTTGGCATGTTTCTTGTTCTCGGAGATGTGCAAGTACGCCTTCACCAATGACACCTCCTCCTTGCTCGTCCAATGTTGTCGGACGGTTGGGACGATTTCTTGAACGtcatcattttcttcttcttcttcttcctcttcctcttcttcttgttgttcttgaacgtagtcatcatcttcatcgtcgtCAAGACTTTGTTGTGGTTCACGAAACGCGTTGATAAAATGATGGATgagggtgttgtcttctagtagTGGGTCGAGTTGGTGGGGTTGGGTTTGAAAGTTTGGAAACGTTTGGGGTTGAAATTCGTGAGGTTGAAACGGTGGAACGAACGGTTGGTTTTGATACATTTGCGATTGAAAtggtggatattgttgggtttgaaatggtggatattgttgggtttgaaagggtgggacttggtcgggttcgtcttgcaacctaaagcgcgtcggctcgccaagattcgctcgaaccttgggtcttacgggatttttcttcgtacccgaacctctttttttcgaacccccacctctcttgcttgaaccttccatGTTTGTTGTATTATTTAGATTGAGTTGGAGAGTTTGTTGAATTTTTGTATTGAGTGTGAGAATGGTTGGAGAGTTTGTTGATTTTTTGTATTGAGTAGGTTGGATTTTATAAAGAAAAGGGTTCAAAAATAGGGCCAAACGGTCAAAAATCAACCCAAACAGTCCCTTTCCAACGTTCTATTTTTGAAAATCAACGCGTGATATTTACTACGCGTTGAAAAAATAACGCGTGATAACTCCAGTGGCGGCGGTGTTCGTGGATCTTCAACGCGTGATGGGGTGGCCATCACGGACCACCCCGCCTCCCCTAAGAAATTATCTAGTACAATAAAATACCAATGTCTTTGGAGATGTGTTTTTGTAGTATCTTTAGTTGCAAGAATGTGTAAACTAATCTGTTAGCTTTGGCTTCGGTATTTGTGTTCGACATGAGTCCTTTAAAACAAGTTTTTCACGCATCCTCTTATTTCTTATTTTATAGTATAAAGATACATATGTAGTACATTGCCATCGTTGTCACTCCCACCGTCATCACCACAACAATGAAACTTA of Helianthus annuus cultivar XRQ/B chromosome 1, HanXRQr2.0-SUNRISE, whole genome shotgun sequence contains these proteins:
- the LOC110936974 gene encoding putative vacuolar protein sorting-associated protein 13B codes for the protein MGKNKIITSFFKRKNEEQVDGNNEIKRQKASTNEPVNEANIEPVNEANNEPVNEANNETVNEANNEPNNEPVNEANQNIPQNPININEVDVSSLERDPAKRLEMWKYPVNIREQVRLAYMSLGVYQIKLEWYKPRGPKNNLRRFRYAWFDMFPNWLEYSPTKHKAYCFLCYLYNDKPNESHGHSAFTTE
- the LOC110908218 gene encoding uncharacterized protein LOC110908218; the encoded protein is MAKVDEIKKLLELGEIKSGKGQNQVGTLRRAGDARWGPHFKSICSLVNMFDVTRAVLKGIIEDTSHATGSQRGDANIAYSYLQSFEFVLVLHLMKEVMSKTETLSQALQKKSQDILNAMELVSATKVSLTNFRNTGWDSLLEKVQFFCERHDIDMPDMSSPYTSTRYRPRKKDLHVTFEHYYRVDLFTETLDKQLHELNSRFNEQATELLSLSASLCSKKINIDQIVLLVEKYYPNDFTEKERNLLRGQLDNFQVERKNNPKLSEVSTLSDFCKTLVQCQKNNTYKLVEKVCRLILTLPVSTATTERGFSAMKIFKTRLRNKMSDQYLANSMVIYIEKEIAESFDSESIIDEFKNLKGRRAEL